The following proteins come from a genomic window of Paraburkholderia youngii:
- a CDS encoding CpaF family protein gives MHDLDDNPLLKLQPLKAEAVAMFFEALNPLKELLDAPDLAEIMVNDHRNVWIEHRGVMSRVNVGLRPEHLEGAIHSLASSVDKSAHAGSDRGIINAGHKNLRIAAVMSPTAIDGHALSIRKHRESKMTLDDYVRMGAFSAANARPAEAEAIHFEEGIENEALMRALKALVQSRKNILVAGGTSAGKTTFLNAMVGVIPQDQRVITIEDTMELKVQVPNRVRLLSNADMNVTTQLLVALCLRFRPDRIIVGEVRGGEAYDTLQALNTGHDGGLASIHSNNGRTALSRLESLAMLGIPPGSRWELDDMRKNIADCFNYVVHFKRTGEMRHVSEILEIRGFRNNDYDLRRVF, from the coding sequence ATGCACGACCTTGACGACAATCCTTTGCTGAAGCTTCAGCCGCTAAAAGCGGAGGCTGTCGCGATGTTCTTCGAGGCGCTCAACCCGCTCAAGGAACTGCTCGACGCACCCGACCTCGCGGAAATCATGGTCAACGACCATCGCAATGTGTGGATCGAGCACCGCGGCGTGATGTCTCGCGTGAATGTTGGCCTGCGCCCGGAGCACCTCGAGGGCGCGATCCATTCCCTCGCGTCATCGGTGGACAAGTCCGCACACGCTGGCAGTGACAGGGGAATCATCAACGCCGGTCACAAGAACCTGCGTATTGCTGCAGTCATGAGCCCAACCGCGATCGACGGTCACGCGCTCAGCATCCGCAAGCACCGCGAGTCGAAGATGACGCTCGACGACTACGTCCGCATGGGCGCGTTCTCGGCGGCAAACGCGCGCCCCGCGGAAGCGGAAGCCATTCATTTCGAGGAAGGCATCGAGAACGAAGCGCTCATGCGCGCGCTCAAGGCGCTCGTGCAGTCGCGGAAAAACATACTAGTCGCCGGCGGGACGTCAGCAGGCAAGACCACGTTTCTCAATGCAATGGTGGGCGTCATTCCTCAAGACCAGCGCGTGATCACCATCGAGGACACGATGGAACTGAAAGTTCAGGTTCCGAACCGCGTGCGCCTTTTATCCAACGCAGATATGAACGTCACAACGCAACTGCTTGTCGCGCTGTGTCTCCGGTTCAGGCCGGATCGGATCATCGTCGGTGAAGTCCGGGGCGGCGAAGCCTACGACACGTTGCAGGCACTGAACACTGGCCACGACGGCGGCCTCGCCTCAATTCACTCGAACAATGGCCGCACAGCACTGAGCCGGCTTGAAAGTCTGGCGATGCTCGGCATCCCTCCGGGATCGCGCTGGGAACTCGACGACATGCGGAAAAACATCGCCGACTGTTTCAACTACGTGGTGCATTTCAAACGCACGGGCGAGATGCGGCACGTCTCCGAAATCCTCGAAATCCGGGGCTTTCGAAACAACGACTATGACCTACGACGGGTTTTTTAA
- a CDS encoding type VI secretion protein yields the protein MTKKLLRYATATAALTLGFAQHSHATLPVIDPTNLVQNMLTAVGAVKGEVYQDTNLIYQYQMMLNQLKQATNLDPSAMLAQATSITNDITSLTKYTDTLKSLYGGLQSNAEYATKVQALITQSGKTPAQWFSDQSTLISNNDKTAKQLFQMGNDVTSHVSALAKRRQEIQDQLNMSPTAEATAQLTTHLLDIVASQNSDMLQMMAAKQQSDAVAKSTQTADDQSRNTAKAALQVQLDKERAAYNSTLGTSNVLGQ from the coding sequence ATGACAAAAAAACTGCTCCGCTACGCGACGGCGACGGCCGCGCTAACCCTAGGCTTCGCCCAGCACAGTCATGCGACGTTGCCGGTTATTGACCCGACCAATCTGGTCCAGAACATGCTCACTGCCGTCGGCGCGGTCAAGGGCGAGGTCTACCAGGACACCAACCTGATTTATCAGTATCAGATGATGCTCAACCAGTTGAAGCAGGCGACCAACCTCGATCCGTCCGCGATGCTGGCTCAGGCGACCTCGATCACCAACGACATCACCAGCCTGACGAAGTACACCGATACGCTGAAGTCACTGTACGGTGGATTGCAGTCGAACGCGGAGTACGCGACGAAGGTTCAGGCACTGATCACGCAGTCCGGCAAGACGCCGGCGCAGTGGTTTTCCGACCAGAGCACGCTCATCAGCAATAACGACAAGACGGCCAAGCAACTGTTCCAGATGGGTAACGATGTGACCTCGCACGTGAGCGCGCTCGCCAAGCGCCGTCAGGAGATTCAGGACCAGCTGAACATGTCGCCGACTGCCGAAGCGACGGCTCAGCTCACCACGCACCTGCTGGACATCGTCGCGAGCCAGAACAGCGACATGCTGCAGATGATGGCCGCGAAACAGCAGAGCGACGCCGTCGCCAAATCGACCCAAACCGCAGACGATCAATCGCGCAATACCGCGAAGGCCGCGCTGCAGGTTCAGCTGGACAAGGAGCGGGCGGCCTATAACTCAACGCTGGGCACATCGAACGTACTGGGGCAATAA
- a CDS encoding VirB3 family type IV secretion system protein produces MRQHKVSRGLSLPRQMGGADRMLAILNGTLTALLTYTSWTPSFLVLGVVVHFYLRWRSSKDPWWRLVMVIYNRYPDVYAPEPHGKFSARFKRPYGFDQDLPC; encoded by the coding sequence ATGCGCCAGCACAAGGTCAGCCGCGGGCTCTCGTTGCCGCGCCAGATGGGTGGGGCAGACCGGATGCTGGCGATCCTGAACGGCACGCTCACGGCGCTGCTTACCTACACGAGCTGGACGCCGTCGTTCCTGGTGCTGGGCGTCGTTGTGCACTTCTACCTTCGCTGGCGCAGTTCCAAAGATCCCTGGTGGCGGCTGGTCATGGTTATCTACAACCGCTACCCGGACGTCTACGCACCCGAGCCGCACGGCAAGTTCAGTGCACGTTTCAAGCGCCCCTACGGGTTCGATCAGGATCTTCCATGCTGA
- a CDS encoding type IV secretion system protein: MLLLLCFLVGVATVTPAAFADDNMTLPDGSTFGSGTSTSGTSGSSTTAPLSGQDGDWAKGAGDAQRQISGLVGNLIPTAVTVSNRILNEANKFAWGLGVITLVLAGLRFSGTHNPITAWVSLFEEVAVLGIFVALYLGYTTSAPGFWTWFQDLATSIGGGANNNISTQLSTLGGSFLDAVKAKVLNIKLLTDFNGTLTDVVALFLAFLAMCVASIVFMYYSAIGQIHAAIGIVLGPIAMAAGFSSYTRSYFQRWLDWMINASMYVVMVAVLYALMGGAISGAVATAIGNGTATQLSAGFAFDLALFLLMLSFEIPKLAGMFGSGSGATGTSALKTAMRFIP, from the coding sequence ATGTTGCTTTTGCTCTGCTTTCTGGTTGGCGTGGCAACGGTTACACCTGCTGCTTTTGCAGACGACAACATGACACTGCCCGATGGCTCAACGTTTGGCTCGGGTACCAGCACTTCGGGCACGTCTGGTTCGTCAACGACAGCGCCGCTCTCAGGCCAGGACGGTGACTGGGCCAAGGGTGCGGGCGATGCGCAGCGACAGATCTCGGGGCTGGTTGGAAACCTGATCCCGACCGCTGTCACGGTCAGCAACAGGATTCTCAACGAGGCCAACAAGTTCGCGTGGGGACTCGGCGTGATTACGCTCGTGCTGGCAGGCCTCCGTTTCTCCGGAACGCACAATCCCATCACGGCGTGGGTGAGTCTGTTCGAAGAAGTTGCGGTTCTAGGCATCTTCGTTGCGCTGTACCTCGGCTATACCACTTCCGCGCCCGGCTTCTGGACCTGGTTTCAGGACTTGGCGACGAGTATAGGAGGCGGGGCAAACAACAACATATCGACGCAACTATCGACGCTCGGCGGTAGTTTCCTTGATGCCGTAAAAGCGAAGGTCTTGAACATCAAGTTGCTGACCGATTTCAACGGTACATTAACGGACGTCGTCGCGCTCTTTCTTGCCTTTCTGGCGATGTGTGTGGCCTCGATCGTCTTCATGTATTACTCGGCAATCGGCCAGATTCACGCGGCGATCGGAATCGTGCTGGGCCCGATCGCAATGGCGGCTGGCTTTTCGAGCTACACCCGCAGCTACTTCCAGCGCTGGCTGGACTGGATGATCAATGCGAGCATGTATGTGGTTATGGTGGCAGTGCTGTATGCGCTGATGGGTGGCGCCATCTCGGGGGCGGTCGCCACTGCAATAGGGAACGGTACCGCGACCCAGCTGAGCGCCGGTTTCGCCTTCGACCTCGCGCTCTTTCTGTTGATGTTGTCGTTCGAGATTCCAAAACTCGCGGGGATGTTTGGCAGCGGTTCGGGGGCGACTGGCACGAGCGCACTGAAGACCGCGATGAGGTTTATCCCATGA
- a CDS encoding VirB4 family type IV secretion system protein produces the protein MLKMPFAKRAVQEIAPWMTLVTPELVLDKDGSLVTVFEFDGIDADTPNPGDITAARDNLDHACRNFDHRVTAWWRVSHRRVKGGVDGDFASEADARIDAINQANIGSGKYFRNTHSLALAFTPETGLSRIFDKIGYHMTVGGKNIFVALFEAAKDMVLARSAFVFDLTKLQNEIKRFEAVIDGFTGGVTRLKMKRLQLQNALSFLHQRANPSTPKRRVRYPVTMLDTHLTETQVTIGAEQLMFESAHGKVYARIIGVKEWMGFQEAALDVLAQVDAELDVCVMFRFLDTSRASAYIRKIRGFYKAAAFNPVAILKQWATKEEQKNDEGREQLAKEASEALAKLEAEGQQYGFANISVIVYGNTPEECEDATRQVVGVIGNAGFGVIVEKDNLFAAWCSTLPGRWDQQKRLQFVETPAVSDIAPLCSVGEGSTVNEWLTQQSGKKTGPLTCLPTRHRTLQNVDLHHPGGKAHTLVVGPIGAGKSVILNYLMSQTGRHGARRIRFDKDRSTRIPTLLGGGKFIDATGRFEAATSVNPLSLIGDEKHWPYVAEWVKLVIEGEDYTCTPQQESIIFERIRTLAKAYGRDKWRLTGLFTLLPDDLRERLAGWTEGQKNGRFFDHVEDGFSLSDDLSIEMGDLFQNFPVAAALFMDYAFYRIAQILDGKRYTVIEIEEAGFFFTYPKFYARLEIWAVTIRKLNATLLMATQSLGQLARVANFEIMKENIPNIIYLPNSDAINNQALYRDIFGLTEHQIRMISNAVPNRDYLWVTSTQTRMLQASFPKESLAYLRSDGRAQAILDKHVKSGVDNWQDEYVRDVLANA, from the coding sequence ATGCTGAAAATGCCATTCGCGAAGCGCGCGGTGCAGGAAATTGCGCCGTGGATGACGCTCGTCACGCCCGAGCTCGTACTCGACAAGGATGGCTCCCTTGTCACCGTGTTCGAGTTCGACGGCATCGACGCCGATACGCCGAACCCGGGCGACATTACAGCCGCGCGTGACAACCTTGATCACGCATGCCGGAACTTCGATCACCGGGTCACCGCGTGGTGGCGAGTCTCGCACCGGCGCGTGAAGGGCGGTGTCGATGGCGACTTCGCCAGCGAGGCGGACGCGCGCATCGACGCCATCAACCAGGCAAACATCGGTAGCGGGAAGTATTTCCGCAACACCCATTCGCTCGCGCTCGCGTTCACGCCGGAGACCGGCCTGTCGCGCATCTTCGATAAGATCGGCTATCACATGACGGTCGGCGGCAAAAACATCTTCGTCGCGCTCTTTGAGGCCGCGAAGGACATGGTACTTGCCCGCAGCGCCTTCGTTTTCGATCTGACGAAACTTCAGAACGAGATCAAGCGGTTCGAGGCCGTCATCGACGGGTTCACCGGCGGCGTCACCCGGCTGAAGATGAAGCGGCTGCAACTTCAGAACGCGCTGTCGTTCCTGCATCAGCGTGCAAATCCGAGCACGCCCAAGCGCCGCGTGCGCTACCCAGTCACGATGCTCGACACGCATCTGACCGAAACACAGGTCACGATTGGCGCCGAGCAACTGATGTTTGAGTCGGCCCACGGCAAGGTGTACGCGCGAATCATTGGCGTGAAGGAGTGGATGGGCTTCCAGGAGGCGGCGCTCGATGTGCTCGCGCAGGTCGATGCCGAGCTGGACGTCTGCGTCATGTTCCGCTTTCTGGACACCTCGCGCGCGAGTGCCTATATCCGCAAGATCCGCGGCTTCTACAAGGCGGCCGCGTTTAACCCGGTTGCGATTCTCAAGCAGTGGGCGACGAAGGAAGAGCAGAAGAACGACGAAGGCCGCGAGCAGCTTGCGAAAGAGGCCAGCGAGGCGCTTGCGAAGCTGGAGGCCGAAGGCCAGCAGTACGGTTTTGCGAACATCTCGGTCATCGTCTACGGCAACACGCCCGAGGAATGCGAAGACGCCACACGGCAGGTGGTTGGCGTCATTGGCAATGCCGGATTCGGCGTCATCGTGGAAAAAGACAATCTGTTTGCTGCATGGTGTTCGACTCTGCCCGGGCGCTGGGATCAGCAGAAGCGCCTGCAATTCGTTGAGACCCCGGCCGTCTCCGACATCGCGCCGCTGTGCAGCGTCGGCGAGGGATCGACCGTCAACGAGTGGCTGACGCAGCAGTCCGGCAAAAAGACCGGCCCGCTTACCTGCCTGCCAACCCGCCATCGCACGCTGCAGAACGTCGATCTGCACCACCCGGGAGGCAAAGCGCACACCCTCGTTGTCGGCCCGATCGGCGCCGGCAAGTCGGTGATTCTCAACTACCTGATGTCGCAGACGGGGCGACATGGCGCGCGTCGTATCCGCTTTGACAAGGACCGATCGACGCGTATCCCGACGCTGCTGGGCGGCGGGAAGTTTATCGATGCAACCGGGCGCTTCGAGGCGGCGACGTCGGTCAACCCGTTGTCACTGATCGGCGACGAGAAGCACTGGCCTTATGTGGCCGAGTGGGTAAAGCTCGTCATTGAGGGCGAGGACTACACTTGCACTCCGCAGCAGGAATCGATCATCTTCGAGCGCATCCGTACGCTCGCAAAGGCCTATGGGCGCGACAAGTGGCGGTTGACTGGCTTGTTTACGCTGTTGCCCGATGACCTTCGCGAACGGCTGGCTGGATGGACAGAGGGACAGAAGAACGGCCGCTTCTTCGATCACGTCGAGGATGGTTTTTCGCTCTCCGATGACCTCTCGATCGAGATGGGCGACCTCTTCCAGAATTTTCCGGTGGCCGCCGCCCTGTTCATGGATTACGCGTTCTACCGGATCGCGCAGATTCTCGACGGCAAGCGCTACACCGTGATCGAAATCGAGGAGGCCGGGTTCTTTTTCACCTACCCGAAGTTCTACGCGCGGCTTGAAATCTGGGCAGTGACCATCCGGAAGCTGAATGCGACCCTGCTGATGGCGACGCAATCGCTTGGTCAGCTGGCCCGCGTGGCGAACTTCGAGATCATGAAGGAGAACATCCCGAACATCATCTATCTGCCCAACAGCGACGCTATCAACAACCAGGCGTTGTACCGGGACATTTTCGGCCTGACCGAACACCAGATCCGGATGATTTCGAACGCAGTGCCCAACCGCGACTACCTGTGGGTGACGTCGACACAGACTCGCATGCTGCAGGCGAGCTTCCCGAAGGAGTCGCTTGCGTACCTCCGTTCCGATGGGCGAGCACAGGCAATTCTCGACAAGCACGTGAAGTCCGGCGTCGATAACTGGCAGGACGAATACGTGCGCGACGTGCTCGCGAATGCATAA
- the traD gene encoding conjugative transfer system coupling protein TraD (Members of this protein family are the putative conjugative coupling factor, TraD, as the term is used for the SXT and TOL plasmid systems.): MNYINHFRPIYEFRPLLVWPVVIVGIFASGMPYGWAFALVGVALLVIRGIQVWRALSFRMAISTKWLSKIHIGKLLETQRKMREREDSMYLGTGFEWTQKHTQIAHDILRMPVTDIPSLPKWLNKTEMGRKTEARIERLFAPRDSVRDRMPQGSSWIHGMEPKKVRVPFHYKAMGGHTLVGGTTGAGKTRTYEVISTQVIHNPKDVLIIVDPKNDDDWKKRVEKECARAGRKFLYFNQAKPHESIRLNPLENWSQPSEIPSRIAQLMEEGPFRDFAFLFIDRAVKGELYVGDKPNLRSILKYAQSGIGTLLERGLRRFFLENGMSNWEELTVAQTVKDSVRKNDISLVDGMAKLYMDRFAAHDRGHETIDGLIATHTHDREHYMRIIASALPLLQMLATGETGLMLAPKADDFEDEREIWDIDKIIKQKAVLYMGLDSLSNNIVQKAIASMALSDVAAVCGSIYNFYAEKPDVVLIIDEIAEAINEQVIQILNKGRGAGFKAFVAFQARADLEAKLGNAAKMLQVLGNLNNQVILRLEDSDTAKWFSDKVGETAIRVVNISNSTNTTTEAHAMEFSGSQSRTLQLEKVPLIPMPLIHRLPNLQYFMRISGGAVYQGRIPIIEG; this comes from the coding sequence ATGAACTACATTAACCACTTTCGCCCCATCTACGAGTTCCGGCCGCTGCTCGTCTGGCCGGTCGTAATCGTAGGTATCTTCGCATCGGGCATGCCCTATGGTTGGGCGTTCGCGCTCGTAGGTGTCGCGTTGCTGGTCATCCGCGGAATTCAGGTATGGCGGGCGCTCAGCTTCCGTATGGCGATCTCGACCAAGTGGCTGAGCAAGATCCATATCGGCAAGCTGCTTGAGACGCAGCGCAAGATGCGTGAGCGCGAAGACTCGATGTATCTCGGCACCGGCTTTGAATGGACTCAGAAGCACACCCAGATCGCGCATGACATTCTCCGCATGCCCGTTACCGACATTCCGTCGCTGCCGAAGTGGCTGAACAAGACGGAGATGGGTCGCAAAACCGAAGCGCGCATTGAGCGGCTTTTCGCGCCTCGCGACAGCGTTCGGGACCGCATGCCGCAAGGCTCGTCGTGGATTCACGGCATGGAGCCAAAAAAGGTCCGCGTGCCGTTTCACTACAAGGCGATGGGCGGCCACACACTCGTTGGTGGTACGACCGGCGCGGGCAAGACCCGCACGTACGAGGTGATCTCGACGCAGGTCATCCATAACCCGAAAGACGTGCTGATCATCGTCGACCCCAAGAACGATGATGACTGGAAAAAGCGCGTGGAAAAGGAGTGCGCGCGCGCCGGCCGCAAATTCCTCTACTTCAATCAGGCGAAGCCGCACGAGTCGATCCGCCTCAATCCGCTAGAGAACTGGTCGCAGCCCTCCGAAATTCCGTCGCGGATCGCACAGTTAATGGAAGAAGGGCCATTCCGGGATTTCGCCTTCCTGTTCATCGATCGTGCTGTAAAGGGCGAACTGTACGTCGGCGACAAGCCGAACCTTCGCTCGATCCTGAAGTACGCGCAATCCGGTATTGGCACGTTGCTCGAGCGTGGCCTGCGGCGCTTCTTCCTCGAAAACGGGATGTCGAACTGGGAGGAGCTAACGGTCGCGCAGACCGTAAAGGATAGCGTTCGCAAAAACGATATTTCGCTCGTCGACGGGATGGCCAAGCTTTACATGGATCGTTTCGCTGCGCACGATCGTGGGCACGAAACGATCGACGGGCTTATCGCCACGCACACGCACGATCGCGAGCACTACATGCGAATCATCGCGTCGGCGCTGCCACTCCTGCAGATGCTGGCTACCGGCGAGACGGGCCTCATGCTCGCGCCGAAGGCCGACGACTTCGAGGACGAGCGCGAGATCTGGGACATCGACAAGATCATCAAACAGAAAGCCGTGCTGTACATGGGCCTTGATTCGCTGTCGAACAACATTGTGCAGAAGGCGATCGCGTCGATGGCGCTGTCGGACGTGGCGGCGGTCTGCGGCTCGATCTACAACTTCTACGCCGAAAAGCCCGACGTCGTTCTGATCATCGACGAGATCGCCGAGGCAATCAATGAGCAGGTTATCCAGATCCTTAACAAGGGCCGGGGCGCCGGCTTCAAGGCGTTCGTTGCTTTCCAGGCGCGCGCCGACCTCGAAGCGAAGCTTGGAAACGCCGCGAAAATGCTGCAGGTTTTGGGCAACCTCAACAACCAGGTGATCCTTAGACTGGAGGATAGCGATACCGCCAAGTGGTTCTCGGACAAGGTGGGGGAGACAGCGATTCGGGTGGTCAACATCTCGAATAGCACGAACACCACGACCGAAGCGCATGCGATGGAGTTCAGCGGATCACAGTCACGCACCCTTCAGCTTGAGAAGGTGCCACTGATTCCGATGCCTCTGATCCATCGGTTGCCGAACCTGCAGTACTTCATGCGCATCTCCGGCGGTGCCGTCTACCAGGGCCGAATCCCCATTATCGAAGGCTGA
- a CDS encoding TrbC/VirB2 family protein yields the protein MKQRKFFSTAAAVARKLRPGKPMIVGALLSVASAAAMAAGDYSSLTGLTDIICTISNLISGPYLYGIGIILIVIGGVAVANSESNIAKTFSVVLVGLGIASVAVPIMRDHFHMAVAC from the coding sequence ATGAAGCAAAGGAAATTCTTCAGTACAGCCGCAGCAGTCGCCAGAAAGCTGCGCCCAGGCAAGCCGATGATTGTCGGGGCACTGCTGAGCGTTGCCTCTGCAGCGGCGATGGCCGCCGGCGACTACTCGTCGTTGACAGGCCTGACCGACATCATCTGCACAATCAGTAACCTTATCAGCGGTCCGTACCTGTACGGCATCGGCATCATCTTGATCGTGATTGGCGGCGTTGCCGTTGCAAATTCGGAAAGCAACATCGCCAAGACGTTCTCGGTCGTGCTGGTCGGTCTGGGTATTGCCTCGGTCGCGGTGCCGATCATGCGCGACCATTTCCACATGGCAGTCGCCTGCTGA
- a CDS encoding vWA domain-containing protein — protein sequence MDRTVTLQGNGAVHPRISRQRTELVLSQPFFGALALRLRMVEDRSAKTCWVDGESFGYNPDYIDTLTDLELRGVLAHEVLHVANGHCWRRGAREDRRWNEACDYAINPIVLSSGFVLPKDVLNAARFAGKSAEEIYGVLNQEAKQKQPKPDPQSQPQPSPKPQSDGQSSGPAGKGRGDRQGGTPDAKQGPGPGGKGSGAQPPSPPGGSGDAATEPGSSCGEVRQYQGSDKPVKEAEWKVAVVQAAKAAQMRGKLPGDLQAVAGEAVRPVVDWRAVLHRFAQQSSPTDYSFAQPNRRYLHLGFYLPSLNTPAVGDAVFVRDSSGSVFDETQAQFDAEILSVFHTLKPARLIVMDCDTRVTQVQVFERGDSPEIKPVRGGGGTAFTDPFNRVAADGINPAFLVYLTDMVGSFPATAPHYPVLWASTTPLTRARKASFGETVEVIC from the coding sequence ATGGATCGCACTGTGACGTTACAGGGCAATGGCGCGGTCCATCCGCGCATTTCCAGACAGCGGACGGAGCTTGTCCTGTCGCAGCCTTTCTTTGGTGCGCTGGCGCTGCGCCTGCGGATGGTCGAAGACCGTTCGGCGAAGACATGCTGGGTGGACGGGGAGTCGTTCGGTTACAACCCCGACTACATTGACACGTTGACTGACCTCGAACTGCGCGGCGTACTGGCGCATGAGGTGCTACATGTGGCCAATGGTCACTGCTGGCGCCGCGGGGCGCGCGAGGATCGTCGCTGGAATGAGGCCTGCGACTACGCGATCAACCCGATCGTCCTGTCGTCTGGCTTCGTCCTGCCGAAAGATGTGCTTAACGCTGCGCGCTTTGCTGGAAAGTCCGCCGAGGAGATTTACGGCGTGCTGAACCAGGAGGCGAAGCAGAAGCAGCCGAAGCCTGATCCGCAGTCGCAACCGCAGCCGTCGCCGAAGCCACAATCTGATGGCCAGTCGTCGGGGCCAGCAGGAAAGGGCCGGGGTGACAGGCAAGGTGGAACGCCGGATGCGAAGCAAGGGCCGGGGCCGGGTGGCAAAGGAAGTGGCGCACAACCACCGTCACCACCAGGTGGCTCCGGCGATGCCGCAACAGAGCCTGGCTCGTCGTGCGGCGAAGTCCGCCAGTATCAGGGCTCGGACAAGCCTGTGAAGGAAGCCGAGTGGAAGGTAGCTGTCGTGCAGGCCGCAAAAGCGGCGCAGATGCGCGGCAAGCTGCCGGGCGACCTGCAGGCGGTGGCTGGCGAGGCAGTACGGCCCGTTGTTGACTGGCGCGCGGTGCTTCATCGCTTCGCGCAACAGTCATCGCCGACGGACTACAGCTTCGCCCAGCCGAATCGCCGATACCTGCATCTGGGGTTCTACCTGCCCTCGTTGAACACGCCGGCCGTTGGTGATGCGGTGTTCGTGCGGGACTCCAGCGGCTCGGTGTTTGACGAGACGCAGGCCCAGTTCGATGCGGAGATCCTGTCGGTGTTTCACACGCTCAAGCCCGCCCGGTTGATCGTGATGGACTGCGATACGCGGGTTACACAGGTGCAGGTTTTCGAGCGGGGCGACTCGCCGGAGATCAAGCCCGTGCGCGGTGGCGGCGGAACGGCGTTCACCGATCCGTTCAACCGTGTGGCGGCCGATGGCATCAATCCCGCATTTCTGGTCTATCTGACAGACATGGTCGGTTCGTTTCCGGCCACTGCGCCGCACTACCCGGTCCTGTGGGCGTCGACCACACCGCTCACGCGGGCACGGAAGGCGTCATTCGGCGAGACCGTCGAAGTCATCTGCTGA
- a CDS encoding TraI domain-containing protein: MSVVHRPMKASDLLATHEKRIELVRQCANESTEAEFERKWLSVLRRCATWFSSMPLTPELHAEPGGAFRATIESTFYAMRLAGGQKFAADMTSDKRRRLEPQYIYAVFLAAACSSLDEPCRHFEIVRVVDQLAWSPAAHGAFGNWVGEGDYRVQRRATPLKTERMRTAMFAQTVITPELLSGLDNAVLADLFGAINPEKSPQGFEALVHKVVRQAMDVSVEFERKAQRGVFAPVKFDVPSAVHVALELQPQVVAATPVPPAPTEAVPLAPSAETASEAAVAPLPSGSAAQPTSGSASGGPQLSQSLLDALERSEAQAATAAATGPVDLSAVRPTPAAAVDPSQMTAGAPAPARPTGTGPTDEELTEVLGPGSAMMREFFRALAGDVAAGKAKVTWEEKGLAVQKRLIGGYGITSDTLVEQLRKRSLLLRAAGNDICIVERAGRLIMERPAA; this comes from the coding sequence ATGAGCGTCGTTCACCGTCCAATGAAGGCGAGTGACCTGCTGGCAACGCATGAGAAGCGCATCGAACTGGTGCGGCAGTGCGCGAACGAAAGCACCGAAGCGGAGTTTGAGCGCAAATGGCTGTCGGTGCTGCGCCGGTGCGCGACGTGGTTCTCGTCGATGCCGCTCACGCCTGAACTGCATGCCGAGCCGGGCGGCGCATTCCGCGCGACCATCGAATCGACGTTTTATGCGATGCGGCTCGCCGGCGGTCAGAAGTTTGCCGCCGATATGACGTCCGACAAGCGGAGGCGTCTGGAGCCGCAGTACATCTACGCTGTGTTTCTTGCCGCCGCCTGTTCGTCGCTTGACGAGCCCTGCAGGCACTTCGAGATCGTGCGGGTAGTCGATCAGCTGGCCTGGAGTCCGGCTGCACATGGAGCGTTCGGCAACTGGGTGGGCGAGGGTGACTATCGCGTACAGCGACGCGCGACGCCGCTCAAAACTGAACGGATGCGCACTGCGATGTTCGCGCAAACCGTCATCACGCCCGAACTGCTGTCAGGACTGGACAACGCAGTACTTGCCGATCTTTTTGGCGCGATCAACCCGGAGAAGAGTCCGCAGGGATTTGAGGCGCTCGTGCACAAGGTGGTGCGCCAGGCGATGGACGTTTCGGTGGAATTCGAGCGTAAGGCGCAGCGCGGTGTATTCGCGCCAGTGAAATTCGACGTGCCGTCCGCGGTGCATGTGGCGCTCGAACTGCAGCCGCAGGTCGTCGCGGCCACACCGGTTCCGCCCGCCCCAACGGAAGCAGTACCGCTCGCACCGTCCGCGGAGACCGCCAGTGAGGCGGCGGTGGCACCTTTGCCGTCCGGCAGCGCGGCCCAGCCGACCTCCGGTTCTGCCTCGGGTGGCCCACAGCTTTCCCAGTCGTTGCTCGATGCGTTGGAGCGCAGCGAAGCTCAGGCCGCCACGGCGGCCGCGACTGGCCCCGTTGACCTATCAGCCGTGCGGCCCACGCCGGCGGCCGCCGTCGATCCGTCGCAGATGACAGCGGGCGCACCCGCTCCAGCGCGGCCAACCGGTACCGGCCCAACGGACGAAGAACTAACCGAAGTTCTCGGCCCGGGCTCCGCGATGATGCGGGAATTCTTCCGGGCGCTCGCTGGCGATGTCGCAGCAGGGAAGGCAAAGGTGACGTGGGAAGAGAAGGGGCTGGCCGTGCAGAAGCGTCTGATCGGCGGTTACGGCATTACGAGCGATACGCTCGTTGAGCAACTCAGGAAGCGCAGCCTGCTGCTGCGCGCGGCTGGTAACGACATCTGCATCGTAGAGCGTGCCGGTCGTCTGATCATGGAGCGCCCGGCGGCATGA